In Desulfomonile tiedjei DSM 6799, a genomic segment contains:
- a CDS encoding putative quinol monooxygenase: MAVRVLITRKFKQHHMEEAYRLLLELRSLVTLRQGYISGETLISATDPQTILVISTWINAKKWDEWVQTEKRNEYHKKLEPLLEAPERTEVYFTGEKQPEWVDMA, encoded by the coding sequence ATGGCAGTAAGAGTTCTGATCACGAGAAAATTCAAACAGCACCATATGGAGGAAGCTTATAGGCTTCTCCTGGAGCTTCGGTCCCTTGTAACCCTCCGACAAGGGTACATTTCTGGTGAGACCCTGATTTCAGCCACGGATCCTCAAACGATTCTCGTGATTAGCACCTGGATAAATGCAAAGAAATGGGATGAATGGGTGCAGACGGAAAAACGGAACGAATACCATAAAAAATTGGAGCCACTCCTGGAAGCACCGGAACGAACAGAAGTATACTTCACGGGAGAAAAACAACCAGAGTGGGTGGATATGGCTTAG